A DNA window from Vigna angularis cultivar LongXiaoDou No.4 chromosome 1, ASM1680809v1, whole genome shotgun sequence contains the following coding sequences:
- the LOC108329383 gene encoding transcription factor WER — MEAYENESKKGFWNAEEDSVLTNYVKKHGTGKWNRIPKVTGLKRSGKSCRLRWMNYLTPDVKRGDFSEEEEDLVVRLHSLLGNRWSLIAGRIPGRTDNQVKNFWNTHLSKKLGVDKKRKRKACVTAKYIPGVEAEGDCNSASSMERSGEGEKLVHECWSDDLMELGNMHEGIMRDDFGCSFSFPNSVFDLCTSPYCTQSFHHSFFAL, encoded by the exons ATGGAAGCTTACGAGAACGAATCGAAGAAGGGGTTCTGGAATGCGGAGGAAGACTCGGTTCTAACTAATTACGTGAAAAAGCATGGAACTGGGAAGTGGAACCGGATTCCTAAAGTGACag GGTTGAAGAGAAGCGGCAAAAGTTGCAGACTGAGATGGATGAATTATCTGACTCCCGATGTTAAGCGTGGAGATTTctcagaagaagaagaagaccttGTTGTTCGGCTTCACAGTCTCCTTGGAAATAG GTGGTCTTTGATTGCGGGGAGGATTCCGGGGAGAACAGACAACCAGGTGAAGAACTTTTGGAACACTCATTTAAGCAAGAAGCTTGGTGTTgataagaagagaaagagaaaagctTGTGTGACTGCAAAATATATCCCTGGAGTTGAAGCTGAGGGTGATTGCAACAGTGCATCATCAATGGAGAGGAGTGGCGAAGGTGAGAAGCTTGTCCATGAATGTTGGAGTGATGATCTGATGGAGTTGGGAAACATGCATGAAGGGATTATGAGAGATGATTTTGGATGTAGCTTTTCTTTTCCTAACAGTGTGTTCGATCTGTGCACTTCTCCTTACTGCACTCAATCTTTTCACCACTCTTTCTTTGCCCTTTGA
- the LOC108329393 gene encoding protein KINESIN LIGHT CHAIN-RELATED 3 → MGVNDERGVNVMNRFGYTSPFNGTSTPRSSLSEQRRQSIGPSFNVERVVDSPAIQRLHGNACDMQSSDQSSSSRIFGYNGSESRSYSKLFYLFGGQKREVEIVKDEVEEKKQGNSSSEAPSTMSSSSNDKKLDKVGETQTRTLSCVVSQKPKKVSQSQFFPETPSKLRSPIAKSPTAKPPIDRKNDSPLRKQNTGVHRVKKTAGGRSLSQGQIDISSGSALDKPELGQALLNQARDIISSGNNPTRALELALQAKKLFERTTAYGRPNLDMAMCLHVNAVIHCTLGNFNEAISLVERSIEIPVIEEGQQHAIAKFAGHMHLGDIYAMSGQLEKSIKCYTEGLELQRKVLGETDPRVGETCRYVAEANFQALQFEEAERMCQIALDIHRANGSPSSLEEAADRRLMGLICEADGKHEAALEHLVLASMAMVANGQEVEVAFVDCNIGDTYLSLARYDEAIFAYQRALKVFKIHKGENHPAVGSVFVRLADLYSRTWKIRESKLYCEEALKIYENPMPGVPPEETANGFMNVSAIYESMNELEEALKLLHKALTILNDVSGQINTIAGIEAQMGVMYFVLKNYTESYNCFKNAVSKLRATGGKKSAFFGTVLNQMGLACVQLHSLNEAAALFEEARAILEQENGPYHTETLGVCGNLAGTYDAIGRLDEAIEILENIVVMREEKLGTANPDVADEKRRLEELLKETGKVRNRKTKSLENLFDHDYI, encoded by the exons ATGGGAGTTAACGATGAAAGGGGAGTAAATGTAATGAATAGGTTTGGTTACACTTCACCCTTTAACGGAACCTCAACTCCAAGGAGTTCCTTGAGCGAACAAAGACGCCAAAGTATTGGTCCATCTTTCAATGTTGAGAGGGTGGTGGACAGTCCCGCAATTCAACGGCTACATGGAAATGCTTGTGACATGCAGAGTTCTGATCAATCATCCTCAAGCCGAATTTTTGGATACAATGGCAGTGAGTCTAGATCCTATTCAAAATTGTTCTATCTATTTGGAGGGCAGAAGAGAGAGGTGGAGATAGTGAaagatgaagtggaagaaaagaaacaagGGAATTCTAGCAGCGAAGCTCCTTCCACAATGAGTAGTTCGTCCAATGATAAGAAGCTAGACAAGGTGGGTGAGACTCAAACAAGAACTTTAAGCTGTGTTGTTTCACAAAAACCAAAGAAAgtatcacaatcacaattcTTCCCAGAAACCCCATCAAAGTTAAGATCACCGATAGCAAAAAGCCCTACTGCAAAACCTCCTATTGATAGGAAGAATGACAGCCCTTTGAGAAAACAGAACACAGGTGTTCACCGTGTGAAAAAAACTGCCGGTGGAAGATCACTGTCACAAGGTCAGATTGATATTTCCTCTGGGTCAGCATTGGATAAGCCTGAACTGGGACAAGCTTTACTAAACCAAGCAAGGGACATAATTTCATCTGGAAATAATCCGACCAGAGCTCTTGAATTAGCCCTTCAAGCAAAGAAATTGTTTGAGAGAACTACTGCTTATGGGAGACCAAATTTGGATATGGCCATGTGTCTACATGTTAATGCAGTAATACATTGCACTTTGGGCAATTTCAATGAAGCAATTTCGCTAGTAGAGCGCTCAATAGAGATTCCTGTTATTGAGGAAGGCCAACAGCACGCCATTGCTAAATTTGCTGGCCACATGCATCTAGGAGACATTTATGCTATGTCGGGCCAGCTGGAGAAGTCAATTAAGTGCTACACCGAAGGGTTAGAATTGCAAAGGAAGGTTTTGGGAGAAACAGACCCAAGAGTTGGCGAAACGTGTAGGTATGTGGCTGAGGCTAACTTTCAAGCCTTGCAATTTGAGGAGGCGGAGAGGATGTGCCAAATTGCCCTTGATATCCACAGAGCAAACGGTTCACCCTCATCTCTTGAAGAGGCAGCTGATAGGAGGCTGATGGGCCTTATATGTGAAGCAGATGGAAAACACGAAGCAGCCCTGGAGCATCTTGTGTTGGCCAGCATGGCAATGGTAGCAAATGGGCAAGAAGTGGAAGTGGCATTTGTTGACTGCAACATTGGAGACACGTATTTATCCTTGGCTAGATATGATGAGGCCATCTTTGCATATCAGAGAGCATTGAAAGTTTTCAAGATCCACAAAGGTGAGAACCATCCTGCTGTGGGGTCAGTTTTTGTACGTCTGGCTGACTTGTATAGCAGAACATGGAAGATTAGGGAATCAAAATTATACTGTGAGGAGGCACTTAAAATCTATGAGAATCCCATGCCTGGGGTCCCTCCAGAGGAGACTGCTAACGGTTTTATGAATGTATCAGCCATCTACGAGTCGATGAATGAGCTAGAAGAGGCACTTAAATTACTTCACAAGGCACTAACCATACTTAATGATGTCTCTGGTCAGATAAACACCATAGCAGGAATTGAAGCTCAGATGGGGGTCATGTACTTTGTGTTGAAGAACTACACTGAATCTTATAACTGTTTCAAGAATGCCGTGTCCAAGCTTCGTGCTACTGGGGGAAAGAAATCAGCCTTCTTTGGTACTGTTCTTAATCAAATGGGACTTGCTTGTGTGCAACTCCATTCCCTGAATGAGGCTGCAGCATTATTTGAAGAAGCAAGGGCCATTTTGGAACAAGAGAATGGACCCTATCACACTGAAACACTTGGAGTATGTGGCAATCTTGCTGGAACATATGATGCAATTGGAAG GCTGGATGAGGCAATTGAAATTCTTGAAAACATTGTGGTAATGAGGGAAGAAAAGCTTGGGACTGCAAATCCTGATGTTGCTGATGAAAAGAGAAGGTTGGAGGAGTTGTTGAAGGAAACAGGGAAAGTCCGGAACAGAAAAACGAAGTCACTGGAGAACCTTTTTGATCATGATTATATATGA